Proteins found in one Quercus robur chromosome 2, dhQueRobu3.1, whole genome shotgun sequence genomic segment:
- the LOC126713880 gene encoding 7-deoxyloganetin glucosyltransferase-like isoform X1, producing the protein MDSSNKAVVTDKPHAVCIPAPAQSHIKAMLKLSKLLHHKGFHITFVNTEFNHQRFLQSRGPNSLDGLSDFRFETIPDGLPPSDLNATQDIHFLCDSIMKNFLAPFSDLLEKLNGATSKNPPMTCIISDGFMPFTITAAQELGIPIVMFFTISACSLMGYMQIASLKDKGIIPLKDESYLTNGYLDRVIDWIPCMKNIRLRDLPSLVQTIDPNDAVFKLVVEAPERALKASGIVIHTFNALEKEVLDALSTMFTHVYAIGPLQPLLINHLPNDLSKSIGYNLWKEETECLDWLNSKSPNSVIYVNFGSITVMTRKQLIEFGCGLANSKHPFLWIIRSDLVDGESTILPPEFEVESKERGFIASWCPQEEVLNHPAVGGFITHSGWNSTIESVYAGVPMLCWPFLGDQQTNCKYTCNEWGIGMEIDNDVKREKVEKIVRELMETEKGKKMKKNAMEWKKIAKEATCPLGYSSLNFNNLVSEVLLSKG; encoded by the exons GTTTTCACATTACCTTTGTCAACACTGAGTTCAACCACCAACGTTTTTTGCAATCTAGAGGTCCCAACTCCTTAGATGGCTTGTCTGACTTCCGATTTGAAACCATTCCAGACGGCCTCCCTCCATCGGACCTCAACGCTACCCAAGATATCCATTTTCTTTGTGATTCCATTATGAAAAACTTCTTGGCTCCATTTTCTGATCTCCTTGAAAAACTCAATGGTGCAACTTCAAAGAATCCCCCAATGACTTGTATTATCTCAGATGGTTTCATGCCATTCACCATTACTGCTGCTCAAGAACTTGGAATTCCTATTGTAATGTTCTTCACTATTTCTGCTTGTAGCTTAATGGGTTATATGCAGATTGCTTCTCTCAAAGACAAAGGAATCATACCACTTAAAG ATGAGAGTTACCTCACAAATGGGTATTTGGACAGAGTGATAGACTGGATTCCATGTATGAAAAACATCCGTCTAAGGGATCTCCCAAGTCTCGTTCAAACCATAGATCCAAATGATGCTGTCTTTAAACTTGTGGTCGAAGCCCCAGAAAGAGCTCTTAAAGCTTCGGGAATTGTTATTCACACGTTCAACGCATTAGAAAAAGAGGTATTGGATGCTCTTTCAACCATGTTTACTCATGTATATGCCATTGGCCCTCTTCAACCACTACTAATCAATCACTTACCCAATGACCTTTCGAAATCAATTGGGTACAATTTATGGAAAGAAGAAACTGAGTGCCTCGATTGGCTTAACTCTAAATCACCCAACTCAGTAATATATGTGAATTTTGGTAGCATAACTGTAATGACACGAAAACAATTGATTGAGTTTGGTTGTGGACTAGCAAATAGTAAGCACCCCTTTTTGTGGATAATTAGGTCTGATTTAGTTGATGGAGAATCAACCATTTTGCCACCTGAGTTTGAGGTAGAAAGTAAAGAAAGAGGCTTCATAGCTAGTTGGTGCCCTCAAGAGGAAGTGTTGAACCACCCTGCAGTGGGAGGGTTCATAACACATAGCGGATGGAATTCAACCATTGAAAGTGTGTATGCAGGAGTACCAATGCTTTGTTGGCCATTTTTGGGCGATCAACAAACAAATTGCAAGTATACTTGCAATGAATGGGGCATTGGCATGGAAATTGATAATGATGTCAAAAGAGAGAAAGTAGAGAAGATTGTGAGGGAATTAATGGAAACAGAAAAGggtaagaaaatgaagaaaaatgcaATGGAGTGGAAAAAAATTGCCAAAGAGGCCACTTGTCCACTTGGATATTCATCCCTTAACTTTAACAATCTGGTGAGTGAAGTTCTTTTATCAAAGGGctaa
- the LOC126713881 gene encoding elongator complex protein 5 isoform X3: MAESICRALRDGALQGEHAPALTIKDSIASPFGFHVFTHLLTQLSSNILAAKSQSRGLVLVALSRSPSFYLDLLNRIGIDVASSQKWIEILDCYTDPLGWKDALLASGNGGSLSNEASTGASLCRNVKDMDKLYSSIIELGKGIVEQGKVRFCVAIDSVNEILRHASISSVAGLLSNLRSNDRVSSIFWLSHSDLHEDRVTAVLEYMSSMVASIEPLNQSANGHRCNWESLPLLERNYWKGKFHVRFKRRNGRVRVMSEEFHVEQSAINFRSISSEDEIVNRSLLPKMQFNLQLSEKEQIDRAKVVLPFEHQGTGKPIQIYDGRRSLTDGNSEAEPVSTGILQTNENSSKGEIIYLRDSDDERPDSDEDPDDDLDI; this comes from the exons ATGGCGGAATCGATTTGCAGAGCACTCCGAGACGGTGCGTTGCAAGGAGAACACGCACCGGCTCTAACCATCAAGGACTCCATTGCCTCACCTTTCGGTTTCCACGTCTTCACTCACCTTCTCACCCAGCTTTCCTCCAACATTTTGGCGGCAAAATCCCAATCACG TGGTCTCGTGCTTGTCGCTCTCTCTCGAAGCCCGTCGTTTTACTTGGATTTGTTGAATAGAATAGGCATTGATGTCGCTTCGTCCCAAAAATG GATTGAGATTTTGGATTGTTATACGGATCCTCTTGGTTGGAAGGATGCCCTTTTGGCGTCTGGAAATGGTGGGAGTCTCTCTAACGAAGCTTCGACTGGAGCTAGTTTGTGTAGGAATGTGAAGGATATGGACAAGTTGTACTCTTCAATTATCGAGCTGGGGAAAG GAATAGTTGAACAAGGCAAAGTTCGTTTTTGTGTTGCCATAGACTCG GTTAATGAAATCTTAAGACATGCATCTATATCATCAGTTGCAGGCCTTTTAAGTAACCTTCGAAGCAATG ATAGAGTTTCGAGCATCTTTTGGTTGTCACATTCAGACCTTCATGAAGACAGGGTTACTGCCGTTCTTGAGTATATGTCCTCGATGGTGGCCAGTATAGAACCGCTAAATCAATCTGCAAATGGGCATAGATGTAATTGGGAGAGCCTCCCTTTACTCGAACGTAATTATTGGAAAGGGAAGTTTCATGTCCGGTTTAAGCGCAGAAATGGTCGTGTTCGAGTGATG TCTGAAGAATTTCATGTTGAGCAATCAGCCATCAACTTTAGATCCATTTCATCCGAAGATGAAATAGTCAATCGAAGCCTTTTGCCAAAG ATGCAATTCAATTTACAGCTGTCAGAGAAGGAGCAAATTGATAGGGCTAAGGTTGTACTTCCTTTTGAACACCAGG GAACTGGTAAACCCATTCAAATTTATGATGGTCGGAGATCACTTACGGATGGCAATAGTGAAGCGGAACCTGTTTCTACTGGAATATTGCAGACAAATGAGAACTCTAGCAAGGGTGAGATAATATATTTGCGTGATTCAGATGATGAGAGACCAGATTCTGATGAGGACCCAGATGATGATTTGGATATATAA